Below is a window of Geomonas oryzisoli DNA.
TTACGAAGTCGGGCCTGGAGAAGCTGTACTCGAAGTTCATGTGATCGGTGTAGGTGCCGTTCAAGATGGCGGCCACGTCCTCGGTGAACACCAGCTCCTCGTCGGTCGGGATCACGTACACCTTGACCGGCGAATCGTCGGTGGTGATCAGCGTCTCGCGCTTCCTGGTCATGGCCGAGGCGTTGCGCTCCTTGTCTAGAACGATGCCCAGGTGCTCGAGCCCGGCGATGGCACGCTCCCTGATCGGCGCCCCCATCTCCCCTACCCCGGCGGTGAAGACGACCGCATCAAGCCTCCCCACAACAGCCATGTAGGTGCCGATGTACTTCTTGAGCCGGTACGCCTCGATGTCCAGCGCCAGCGAACAGAGACGGTCGCCGTCGTTGGCGTTTTCGATCACGTCGCGGCGGTCGGTGAAGCGGCCGGTGATGCCGATGACGCCGCTCTTCTTGTTCAGAATGGAGTCGATTTCCTTCGCGGAAAGGTTCTCCTTCTGCATCATGAAGGCGGGGATGGCGGGGTCGATGTCGCCGCAACGGGTACCCATCATGGCGCCTTCCAGCGGGGTGAGCCCCATGCTGGTGTCGACCGACACGCCATTTTTAATGGCACAGTGGGAGACGCCGTTGCCGATGTGCATGGTGATGACGTTGCACTGGTTGGCGGGCTTACCCAGGATCGCGGCGATCCGCTTGGAAACGTAGAGGTGCGAGGTACCGTGGAAACCGTAGCGGCGCACGCCGTACTTCTCGTACCACTCGTACGGCAGCGGATAGAGGTAGGCATGCTCGGGCATAGTCTGATGAAACGCCGTATCGAAAATGGCGACCTGCGGTACGCCGGGGAGCACGGCCATGGCGCCCTCGATGCCGGCGATGTTGGGCGGGTTGTGCAGCGGCGCCAGGTGCTGTACCTCGGTGACCGCGGCCAGGACCTCGTCGTCGATCAGCACGGACTTGGTGAACTTCTCGCCGCCGTGCACCACTCGGTGGCCGACAGCAGCGATCTGCTTGATGTCCCGGAGGACGCCGTGAGTCGGGGAGGTCAGGGTTCTCAGGATCAGGTCAACTGCGGTCTTGTGGTCCGGGCAGTCGGAGTCTTCACGGTAGGTCTCACGCCCGGGGACCTCGTGCAGGATGAAGGAGTCGCCGATGACCACGCGTTCCACCATCCCCTTTGCCACAACCACTTTTTTATCCCAGTCAAACAACTGGTATTTTACAGAAGAACTCCCGCAGTTAAGTGCCAGAATATCCATCGATTAGCATCCCCCGTGATTGTAGTTTGCCCAGTGATACGAGGAAGATCCACACCGGACAAAAAGTACACAAATAAAACCTTTTTTTATATATACAGGAGAGTCGCCCTCAGTTCAAGATTTTTCTCCCGATTAGGAGTTTATTGTCTACAGCTTTATGGTGGACTTTTTGCGAGCGCTGTGCTAGTTTCCACGTCAACTTTTAACTCCAGGTGAAGGAGGTGAATACTTTGGCACATACCATCAGCGACGAATGCATCAACTGCGGCGCCTGCGACGATTCCTGCCCGGTCAACGCTATCAGCGAGGCTGGCAGCAAGAGGGCTATCGCTGCGGATACCTGCATTGACTGCGGCGCTTGCGTCGACACCTGCCCGGTGTCCGCAATCTCCCCGGCCTAATCAGCAACCGCACAAAAGAAGCATGTAATGCCATGGCCTGCAGCCGGCTCGTCCGCTGCAGGCCTCATTTTTTGCCTCGTAACATCAAAAAGGAGGGC
It encodes the following:
- a CDS encoding DUF362 domain-containing protein — protein: MAHTISDECINCGACDDSCPVNAISEAGSKRAIAADTCIDCGACVDTCPVSAISPA
- a CDS encoding acetate kinase, which encodes MDILALNCGSSSVKYQLFDWDKKVVVAKGMVERVVIGDSFILHEVPGRETYREDSDCPDHKTAVDLILRTLTSPTHGVLRDIKQIAAVGHRVVHGGEKFTKSVLIDDEVLAAVTEVQHLAPLHNPPNIAGIEGAMAVLPGVPQVAIFDTAFHQTMPEHAYLYPLPYEWYEKYGVRRYGFHGTSHLYVSKRIAAILGKPANQCNVITMHIGNGVSHCAIKNGVSVDTSMGLTPLEGAMMGTRCGDIDPAIPAFMMQKENLSAKEIDSILNKKSGVIGITGRFTDRRDVIENANDGDRLCSLALDIEAYRLKKYIGTYMAVVGRLDAVVFTAGVGEMGAPIRERAIAGLEHLGIVLDKERNASAMTRKRETLITTDDSPVKVYVIPTDEELVFTEDVAAILNGTYTDHMNFEYSFSRPDFVRK